In one Mycobacterium heckeshornense genomic region, the following are encoded:
- a CDS encoding PQQ-dependent sugar dehydrogenase: protein MRVGLSLRVGAVAACAAMLVSSGCARFNDAQSQPFTTEPQRRPPATSTPPPPPPLPAKPFPKQCPAPGVMQGCLESTSGLIMLPDSKSALVAERTTGAVKEVSVSAEPKVKTVIPVDPAGDGGLMDIVLSPTYSQDRLMYAYVSTPSDNRVIRIADGDVPKDILTGIPKGATGNTGALHFTSKTTLVVLTGDAGNPAAAADPASLAGKVIRIEQPTTINQAPPTTALTGMGSGGGLCTDPVDGSLYVLDRAPTADRLQRIARDSRVSTVWTWPDRPGVAGCAALDGTILVNLINTKQTVAVHLAPATGAVTGAPEVVRQDTHAHAWAVRMAPDGNVWGATINKTAGDAEKLDDVVFPLFPQGGGFPRTNEDKT from the coding sequence ATGCGGGTAGGGCTATCGCTGCGGGTCGGGGCCGTCGCAGCGTGCGCGGCGATGCTGGTCTCGAGCGGCTGCGCGCGGTTCAACGACGCCCAGTCGCAGCCGTTTACCACCGAACCGCAGCGGCGACCGCCGGCCACCTCCACGCCTCCGCCGCCTCCGCCGCTACCGGCCAAACCGTTCCCCAAACAATGCCCCGCACCCGGGGTGATGCAGGGCTGCCTGGAGAGCACCAGCGGGTTGATCATGCTTCCGGACAGCAAGTCCGCGCTGGTCGCCGAACGCACTACCGGTGCGGTCAAGGAGGTCTCGGTCAGCGCCGAACCGAAAGTCAAGACCGTCATCCCCGTCGACCCCGCCGGTGACGGCGGGCTGATGGACATCGTGCTGTCACCGACGTACTCCCAGGACCGGCTGATGTACGCCTACGTCAGCACGCCCAGCGACAACCGGGTCATCCGCATCGCCGACGGCGACGTTCCCAAGGACATCCTGACCGGCATCCCGAAGGGTGCCACCGGCAATACCGGGGCCCTGCACTTCACCAGCAAGACCACCCTGGTGGTGCTCACCGGCGACGCGGGCAACCCCGCGGCGGCCGCCGACCCCGCGTCGTTGGCGGGCAAGGTCATCCGGATCGAACAGCCGACCACGATCAATCAGGCACCGCCGACCACGGCGCTCACCGGCATGGGCTCCGGCGGCGGCTTGTGCACCGACCCCGTCGACGGCTCCCTGTATGTCCTCGATCGCGCCCCCACCGCGGACCGTCTGCAGCGGATCGCCCGGGATTCGCGGGTTTCGACGGTCTGGACCTGGCCGGATCGGCCCGGTGTGGCCGGGTGCGCCGCCCTCGACGGCACCATCCTGGTCAATTTGATCAACACCAAGCAGACGGTGGCGGTGCACCTCGCGCCGGCGACCGGCGCGGTCACCGGCGCTCCCGAGGTCGTCCGCCAGGACACCCATGCCCACGCCTGGGCGGTGCGGATGGCCCCGGATGGCAACGTCTGGGGCGCGACGATCAACAAGACCGCCGGCGATGCGGAAAAGCTCGACGACGTGGTCTTTCCGCTGTTCCCACAGGGCGGCGGTTTCCCGCGCACCAACGAGGACAAGACCTGA